A genomic region of Staphylococcus roterodami contains the following coding sequences:
- a CDS encoding organic hydroperoxide resistance protein, with amino-acid sequence MAIHYETKATNIGGRKGHVYTDDHALDVDIIPPAQADGKATNPEQLFAAGYASCFNGAFDLILKQHKIRDAKPEVTVTVRLEDDSNSESPKLSVAIEAKVKNVLSQDEAKKYLQMAHEFCPYSKAIHGNVKVDLNVSIVD; translated from the coding sequence ATGGCAATTCATTATGAAACAAAAGCTACAAATATCGGTGGTCGTAAAGGTCATGTTTATACAGATGATCATGCATTAGATGTCGATATCATTCCACCAGCACAAGCAGATGGAAAAGCAACAAATCCTGAACAATTATTTGCAGCAGGATACGCATCTTGTTTCAATGGTGCGTTTGACCTAATTTTAAAACAACACAAAATTCGTGATGCAAAACCAGAAGTAACAGTAACTGTGAGATTAGAAGACGATTCAAATTCAGAAAGTCCTAAATTAAGTGTTGCAATAGAAGCTAAAGTTAAAAATGTATTATCTCAAGATGAAGCTAAAAAATACTTACAAATGGCACATGAGTTTTGTCCATATTCAAAAGCTATTCATGGAAATGTTAAAGTTGATTTAAATGTAAGTATAGTTGATTAA
- a CDS encoding arsenate reductase family protein, producing MIKFYQYKNCTTCKKAAKFLDEYGVSYEPIDIVQHTPTVNEFKTIIAETGVEINKLFNTHGAKYRELDLKNKLQTLSDDEKLELLSSDGMLVKRPLAILGDKITLGFKEDQYKETWLS from the coding sequence ATGATTAAATTTTATCAATATAAAAATTGTACAACTTGTAAAAAGGCAGCAAAGTTTTTAGATGAATATGGCGTAAGTTATGAACCAATTGATATTGTTCAACATACACCTACAGTAAATGAATTTAAAACAATTATTGCTGAAACAGGTGTTGAGATTAATAAATTATTTAACACACATGGTGCAAAATATCGTGAACTAGACTTAAAAAATAAATTACAAACGTTATCTGACGATGAAAAATTAGAATTGTTATCATCAGACGGGATGTTAGTAAAACGTCCATTAGCTATTTTAGGTGATAAAATTACGTTAGGATTTAAAGAAGATCAATATAAAGAGACTTGGTTATCATAA
- the gcvH gene encoding glycine cleavage system protein GcvH: protein MAVPNELKYSKEHEWVKVEGNVATIGITEYAQGELGDIVFVELPETDDEINEGDTFGSVESVKTVSELYAPISGKVVEVNEELEDSPEFVNESPYEKAWMVKVEISDESQIEALLTAEKYAEMIGE from the coding sequence TTGGCAGTACCAAATGAATTGAAATATTCAAAAGAGCATGAATGGGTTAAAGTTGAAGGCAACGTTGCAACAATCGGAATCACAGAATATGCGCAAGGCGAGTTAGGTGATATTGTATTTGTTGAATTACCTGAAACTGATGATGAAATTAATGAAGGGGATACGTTTGGTAGCGTAGAATCAGTTAAAACTGTATCAGAATTATATGCGCCAATCTCTGGTAAAGTAGTTGAAGTCAACGAAGAACTAGAAGATAGTCCCGAATTTGTAAATGAATCTCCATACGAAAAAGCATGGATGGTAAAAGTAGAAATTAGTGATGAAAGTCAGATTGAAGCATTATTAACAGCTGAAAAATATGCAGAAATGATTGGTGAATAA
- the aroD gene encoding type I 3-dehydroquinate dehydratase, which translates to MKTVEVVATIAPQIQIDETLQKQINKRSDVIDIIELRIDQLENISVDDVSRLVIKLKTLPKINKVLVTYRTISQGGSGEITSNSYMNLLSSLANVKEIDMVDIEWDKDIELERFQQVIKNLQVQDKEVIISHHNFNETPSLDELQFIYFKMQKFNPEYVKLAVMPRNKNDVLNLLQAMATFSDTMNCKVVGISMSKLGLISRTAQGVFGGALTYGCIGEPQAPGQVDVVDLKEQVSLYQ; encoded by the coding sequence ATGAAGACTGTGGAAGTGGTTGCTACTATCGCACCGCAAATTCAAATTGATGAGACTTTACAAAAACAAATAAATAAGCGGAGTGATGTAATTGACATTATTGAACTTCGGATTGACCAACTTGAAAATATTTCAGTTGATGATGTGTCAAGGTTAGTTATAAAACTAAAAACTTTACCAAAAATAAATAAAGTTTTAGTTACATATCGTACAATCAGTCAGGGGGGGAGTGGCGAAATTACAAGTAATTCTTATATGAATTTATTGTCATCCCTGGCAAATGTTAAAGAGATAGATATGGTTGATATTGAATGGGATAAAGATATTGAGCTTGAACGTTTCCAACAAGTCATTAAAAATTTACAAGTACAGGATAAAGAAGTGATCATCTCGCATCATAATTTTAATGAGACACCGTCTTTAGATGAGCTACAATTCATTTATTTTAAAATGCAAAAGTTCAACCCAGAGTATGTAAAGTTAGCAGTTATGCCACGGAATAAAAACGACGTCTTAAATTTATTACAAGCTATGGCTACTTTTTCAGACACGATGAATTGTAAAGTAGTAGGTATATCTATGTCTAAACTCGGATTAATAAGTAGAACAGCACAGGGGGTCTTTGGTGGCGCGTTAACATATGGATGTATAGGAGAACCTCAAGCACCAGGTCAAGTTGATGTGGTTGATTTAAAAGAACAAGTGTCATTATATCAATAA
- a CDS encoding thioredoxin family protein, with translation MQAIKSNEEFKSVINNDNPVIVKFEAGWCPDCRAMDMWIDPIVEQYNNYEWYTVNRDELEDVVVENEVMGIPSLLVFKNGDKIAHLHSANAKSPEQVESFLAETFK, from the coding sequence ATGCAAGCAATTAAAAGTAATGAAGAATTCAAATCTGTAATTAACAATGATAACCCAGTGATAGTTAAATTTGAAGCAGGCTGGTGTCCTGACTGTCGTGCAATGGATATGTGGATTGATCCAATTGTAGAACAATATAATAACTACGAATGGTATACCGTTAACCGTGATGAATTAGAAGATGTAGTGGTTGAAAACGAAGTCATGGGTATCCCTAGTTTATTAGTATTCAAAAATGGTGACAAAATTGCCCATTTACATTCAGCTAATGCAAAATCTCCTGAACAAGTGGAATCATTTTTAGCTGAAACATTTAAATAG
- a CDS encoding nitroreductase, with product MELQQAIANRRSVKKFKRDMHIDDALLYQAIEKAADAPNHGMREPWRVVHVPKDRLGEMSKDISKFAFPNELDKQQSHYDAVTNLGGMLLLILKTDPRQRQNDENYFAFGAYTQNLMLLLYEAGIGTCWKSPLYIYDPKVRKTLGIKKDEVLAGFLYLTDLEDHMPKAPRKNRNLITLY from the coding sequence ATGGAATTACAACAAGCAATAGCTAATAGAAGAAGTGTGAAAAAGTTTAAAAGAGATATGCACATAGATGATGCATTGCTATACCAAGCAATCGAAAAAGCTGCTGATGCTCCAAATCACGGAATGAGGGAACCTTGGAGAGTTGTGCATGTTCCAAAAGATCGATTAGGAGAAATGAGTAAAGATATATCTAAATTTGCATTTCCGAATGAATTAGATAAGCAACAATCTCATTATGATGCAGTAACGAACCTTGGTGGTATGTTATTACTTATTTTAAAAACAGACCCTAGACAACGCCAAAATGATGAAAACTATTTTGCGTTTGGTGCTTATACTCAAAATTTAATGTTATTACTTTATGAAGCGGGAATTGGTACATGCTGGAAATCACCATTATATATTTATGATCCGAAAGTAAGAAAAACATTAGGAATTAAAAAAGATGAAGTTTTAGCTGGATTCTTGTATTTAACAGATTTAGAAGATCATATGCCTAAAGCGCCGCGAAAAAACAGAAATTTAATTACATTATATTAA